From one Gracilinanus agilis isolate LMUSP501 chromosome 5, AgileGrace, whole genome shotgun sequence genomic stretch:
- the PROSER2 gene encoding proline and serine-rich protein 2, whose product MPRNHLTSDCLEMDADMSPSYRHSDLSRDGSLDSRRSSSRSRSFTLDDESLKHLTHEEKDVILFFEETIDSLEDDLEEEALYDSGIHCHSPKSLEESTSSHSEPEDIIDLVKPIPEDQEGKCLRHMAQAAESESIEKEEAPTLEDKKETADSVSLADSPIPENTPPQAPPLPVSAPTSPRKELLSSSPPAEHPKLLHSVPTPLVIAQRISERWAGSEGLSPTSTSVEGRFSGWKTRTFASPSAQNGEHSPWHGHALASQTVPKVHRFPSNISVTNSAGKDFNKTISKAAVNVQERKAQVLANINGVAFFAPGEMEDRLQKNEPTDQKRSLLPEQATCNALSKLSLAREAPGPGKGRQTSIDQCSKAVQTEQSTTLPNGYQSIHDVLKSEPSPFVSTGKTITFRPDSALTNKIVRQNVAKSFYEHRQPDFGQDVRRRSGSLPRAVGFRPQGITVQFAGRGSTEEARREALRKLGLLKETL is encoded by the exons GATGATGAAAGCCTGAAGCACCTTACCCATGAAGAGAAGGATGTCATCCTGTTTTTTGAAGAGACAATTGATTCCCTAGAAGATGATTTGGAGGAAGAAGCCCTTTATGATAGTGGTATCCACTGTCACTCTCCAAAGTCCCTGGAAGAGAGTACTTCCAGCCACTCTGAGCCAGAAGATATCATTGACTTGGTGAAGCCGATACCTGAGGATCAAGAAGGGAAATGCCTTCGGCACATGGCCCAAGCAGCAG AGTCAGAAAGTATTGAGAAAGAAGAAGCACCCACCctggaagacaaaaaagaaacagctGACAGCGTTTCATTGGCAGACTCCCCCATTCCTGAAAATACCCCTCCTCAGGCCCCTCCCCTCCCTGTCTCAGCCCCTACGTCTCCCAGGAAGGAGCTTCTCTCATCCTCTCCTCCGGCGGAGCACCCAAAACTCCTCCACTCTGTACCCACTCCACTTGTCATTGCTCAGAGGATCTCTGAGAGATGGGCAGGAAGTGAGGGTCTGTCCCCCACATCAACATCAGTGGAAGGGAGGTTCAGTGGTTGGAAGACTAGGACCTTTGCCTCCCCGTCAGCTCAAAATGGAGAACACTCCCCATGGCATGGGCATGCCTTGGCTTCCCAGACTGTCCCTAAGGTTCATCGCTTCCCAAGCAACATCAGTGTAACTAACAGTGCTGGGAAAGATTTCAACAAGACCATTTCCAAAGCAGCAGTCAACGTCCAAGAACGCAAGGCTCAGGTTCTGGCCAACATCAATGGGGTGGCCTTCTTTGCTCCAGGGGAAATGGAAGACCGGTTACAGAAGAATGAGCCAACTGACCAAAAAAGGAGTCTCCTTCCTGAGCAGGCTACATGCAATGCCCTGAGCAAGTTGAGCTTGGCCAGGGAGGCCCCAGGCCCAGGAAAAGGAAGACAGACGAGCATTGATCAGTGTTCCAAGGCTGTACAAACAGAACAATCCACAACTCTACCCAATGGCTACCAGAGCATCCATGATGTTTTGAAGAGCGAGCCCAGTCCTTTCGTCTCTACTGGCAAGACTATCACTTTCCGCCCAGACTCGGCTCTCACCAACAAGATCGTAAGGCAGAATGTTGCCAAGAGTTTCTATGAACATCGGCAGCCAGACTTTGGCCAAGATGTCAGGAGACGTTCTGGCTCCCTCCCAAGAGCTGTAGGATTCCGACCCCAAGGCATCACTGTGCAATTTGCAGGACGGGGTTCCACGGAAGAAGCCCGGCGAGAGGCTTTGAGGAAACTAGGGCTACTAAAGGAGACTTTATGA